A genomic window from Halorubrum lacusprofundi ATCC 49239 includes:
- a CDS encoding DUF6677 family protein, with amino-acid sequence MNDPKTRRRRPWLAAALALLVSGLGHAYLRRWARAFGWYAVITATLVFVVPDATVEKVIAGDRPPIAEIAPALVAVGASVVDAYVLALRNNRAHEQRAPSTETVGDASQPSDCDEATRSDAVEIDRNAPASDRTTDSVANTVSCPHCGRETDAELDFCQRCTESLDE; translated from the coding sequence GTGAACGATCCCAAGACTCGTCGGCGACGGCCGTGGCTCGCGGCTGCGCTCGCGCTTCTGGTATCCGGACTCGGCCACGCCTATCTCCGGCGGTGGGCGCGAGCCTTCGGGTGGTACGCCGTTATCACCGCGACGCTCGTGTTCGTCGTCCCCGACGCGACGGTCGAGAAGGTGATCGCCGGCGATCGCCCACCGATCGCTGAGATAGCCCCGGCGCTCGTCGCGGTCGGCGCCAGCGTCGTCGACGCGTACGTCCTCGCCCTCCGAAACAACCGGGCGCACGAGCAACGCGCGCCGTCGACTGAAACCGTAGGGGACGCGTCGCAGCCGTCCGACTGCGACGAGGCGACGCGGAGCGACGCCGTCGAGATCGACCGCAACGCCCCAGCATCCGATCGGACCACTGATTCGGTCGCCAACACCGTCTCGTGCCCGCACTGCGGACGAGAGACGGACGCAGAACTCGACTTCTGTCAGCGGTGTACTGAATCGCTCGATGAGTAA
- the coxB gene encoding cytochrome c oxidase subunit II codes for MIDSLILQQGSGWRAQAEVFDEIFFVFLALGTLVGTIVVAYTLWNVYKYRDDGSEPKEDFDAPEVGELPTGQGGPKAKKLFLSFGLSAIVVISLVVYAYGILLYVEEGPDASDEDDIEITVTGYQFGWEYEYPNGHTTRNEMIVPADHRVNLDVTSSDVWHSFGSSELRIKSDAIPGDTSEVWFSVSSEEVEAQGGEATFRVECFELCGAGHSAMKGQITVLPEDEWEEWYENTEGDDSASGNESASIGGPTVGGVPA; via the coding sequence ATGATAGATTCACTTATCCTGCAACAGGGGAGCGGCTGGCGCGCGCAGGCGGAGGTATTCGACGAGATATTCTTCGTCTTCCTCGCGTTGGGCACCCTCGTGGGCACCATTGTCGTCGCGTACACGCTGTGGAACGTGTACAAGTATCGCGACGACGGCAGCGAGCCGAAAGAAGACTTCGACGCGCCGGAGGTCGGCGAGCTCCCGACGGGACAGGGCGGTCCGAAAGCAAAGAAGCTCTTCCTGTCGTTCGGGTTGAGCGCAATCGTCGTTATCAGCCTCGTTGTGTACGCGTACGGGATCCTCCTCTACGTCGAAGAGGGGCCGGACGCGAGCGACGAGGACGACATCGAGATCACCGTCACGGGGTACCAGTTCGGCTGGGAGTACGAGTACCCGAACGGCCACACCACGAGAAACGAGATGATCGTGCCGGCCGATCACCGGGTCAACCTCGATGTGACTTCAAGCGACGTGTGGCACAGCTTCGGATCGTCGGAGTTACGCATAAAATCCGACGCTATCCCCGGAGATACCAGCGAGGTCTGGTTCTCCGTGAGTTCCGAGGAAGTCGAGGCGCAGGGCGGCGAAGCGACGTTCAGGGTCGAATGCTTCGAGCTCTGCGGCGCTGGCCACTCTGCAATGAAGGGCCAGATCACGGTCCTACCGGAGGACGAGTGGGAGGAGTGGTACGAGAACACGGAGGGTGACGACTCCGCCAGCGGCAACGAATCCGCCAGCATCGGTGGTCCCACCGTCGGAGGTGTTCCCGCATGA
- a CDS encoding OBG GTPase family GTP-binding protein, with amino-acid sequence MGLEEEIEDLREEIAGTPYNKSTEAHIGRLKAKLAEKKEKLENQSSAGGGHGYAVEKHGDATVALVGFPSVGKSTLINALTNADSEVGSYEFTTLDVNPGMLQYRGANIQILDVPGLIEGAAGGRGGGKEVLSVVRTADLVVFMLSVFEIEQYDRLREELYNTNIRLDTDPPNINIRKTHKDGLGVTMSDDVSLAEDTVKQVLREYGYVNAKVTIPHDLTIDELVDAVMDNREYLPSMVTVNKADLIDKSYLPTVKEELRERDLDPDDVLFISAEKELGLDGLRERLWEELGLIRIYMDKPGRGVDYEEPLVLFEGDTVGDACTKIGGEFDERFKFARVSGTSAKHDDQQVGKGHELADEDVLRIVARK; translated from the coding sequence ATGGGACTGGAGGAAGAGATCGAGGACCTCCGCGAGGAGATCGCCGGGACGCCCTACAACAAGTCCACCGAGGCACACATCGGGCGGCTGAAGGCGAAGCTCGCGGAGAAAAAGGAGAAGCTGGAGAACCAGTCCTCCGCCGGCGGCGGCCACGGGTACGCCGTGGAGAAACACGGAGACGCCACGGTCGCGCTCGTCGGGTTCCCGAGCGTGGGGAAGTCCACCCTCATCAACGCCCTCACCAACGCCGACAGCGAGGTGGGCTCGTATGAGTTCACGACCCTCGACGTCAACCCCGGCATGCTACAGTACCGCGGCGCGAACATCCAGATCCTCGACGTTCCGGGGCTGATCGAGGGCGCCGCGGGCGGCCGCGGTGGCGGCAAGGAGGTGCTCTCCGTCGTCCGGACCGCGGATCTCGTCGTGTTCATGCTCTCCGTCTTCGAGATCGAGCAGTACGACCGCCTCCGCGAGGAGCTGTACAACACGAATATTCGGCTTGACACCGATCCGCCGAACATCAATATCCGGAAGACGCACAAAGACGGACTCGGGGTGACGATGAGCGACGACGTGAGTCTCGCCGAGGACACCGTCAAGCAGGTGCTCCGCGAGTACGGCTACGTCAACGCCAAGGTGACGATTCCGCACGACCTCACCATCGACGAGCTGGTCGACGCCGTGATGGACAACCGCGAGTACCTCCCCTCGATGGTCACCGTCAACAAGGCGGACCTCATCGACAAGAGCTACCTTCCGACCGTCAAGGAGGAGCTCCGCGAGCGCGACCTCGATCCCGACGACGTGCTCTTCATCTCCGCCGAGAAGGAGCTCGGACTCGACGGGCTCAGAGAACGACTCTGGGAGGAGCTGGGGCTCATCCGCATCTACATGGACAAGCCCGGTCGGGGGGTCGACTACGAGGAGCCGCTAGTCCTCTTCGAGGGAGACACCGTCGGCGACGCCTGTACGAAGATCGGCGGTGAGTTCGACGAGCGGTTCAAGTTCGCCCGCGTCTCCGGGACGAGCGCCAAACACGATGACCAGCAGGTCGGCAAGGGCCACGAGCTGGCAGACGAGGACGTGCTCCGGATCGTTGCGCGGAAATAA
- a CDS encoding cbb3-type cytochrome c oxidase subunit I — MSELPPTTSVKRWFVTTNHKDIGILYTITALFFLLFGGVLALLIRMQLWDPTSQILSGLAYNEAVTAHGLIMVFWFLSPFGFGFANYFVPLQIGADDLAFPRLNALSYWMYLFSGVLLGISFFQGGTLSAGWTMYAPLNIPMYTPSIGSTGAVLALAMFTIGITASTVNFLTSIHHSRAEGMGIMDMPMFTWSILATVWMMLFAFAALLAVGLILASDRVLGSVYFSATEGGSLLWGHLFWFFGHPEVYIVFFPALGVMLELFQTFSGRRLVGRKWVIIAICLISVQSFLVWMHHMFLTTINLEIKTLMMATTIGISLPFDLLVFSLIYTLIKGRIQFTTPFLFAFGALLLFILGGITGVFLGAIVLDYEFRGTYWVVAHFHYVMFGGATALFGGAYYWFPKVTGKMYDELLGKLHFVVFFVSFNMVYFSMFLGWETPRRVFEYNPEFQIYHQFGTIGAFVLGLSFFIMFYNFAKSYVSGEPAGDNPWDYSRTAEWAVSSPPPLENWPNRPSYASGKLEFVKDYVPDGGPAVKADADGNAATDGGDSHSEHITKYPYWDKHPSHASIWPFCLSLMTGFLLFGLSGFADSVTFIVGETLASTSVEISNAVYPVFIIVGLVGMIASGVKWGLEDFYAPPSEFAERWPFNGVEKVKLGVWFFLASDVIVFGAFLSAAIFVRYNAGWMSWSPLTESLPGLINTFVLITSSFTVILALVAAHRNSRQGLLASLGATIALGFTFLGIKMWEWHHEIYDVGVLIARNPHGDPVQASIYYVTTGLHGVHVVIGLVIACFLFVRTYQGHYMDDERPIEYFGLYWHFVDIVWVFIFPLFYLF, encoded by the coding sequence ATGAGTGAGCTTCCGCCGACGACTTCCGTCAAGCGCTGGTTCGTCACGACGAACCACAAGGATATCGGCATTCTGTACACGATCACCGCGCTGTTCTTCCTGCTGTTCGGCGGTGTCCTCGCGCTGCTGATCCGCATGCAGCTGTGGGACCCGACGAGCCAGATTCTCTCCGGACTCGCGTACAACGAGGCCGTCACCGCCCACGGGCTGATAATGGTGTTCTGGTTCCTCTCGCCGTTCGGGTTCGGGTTCGCAAACTACTTCGTCCCGCTCCAGATCGGCGCCGACGACCTCGCGTTCCCGCGGTTGAACGCGCTCTCGTACTGGATGTACCTGTTCTCCGGCGTGCTGCTGGGGATCAGCTTCTTCCAGGGCGGTACGCTGAGCGCCGGGTGGACGATGTACGCCCCGCTCAACATCCCGATGTACACGCCGAGTATCGGGTCGACGGGGGCGGTGCTCGCGCTCGCGATGTTCACCATCGGCATCACGGCGTCGACGGTGAACTTCCTCACGTCGATCCATCACTCGCGCGCTGAGGGGATGGGGATCATGGACATGCCGATGTTCACGTGGTCCATCCTCGCGACGGTGTGGATGATGCTGTTCGCGTTCGCGGCGCTGCTGGCGGTCGGGCTTATTCTCGCGTCTGACCGAGTGCTCGGAAGTGTCTACTTCTCCGCGACCGAAGGCGGCTCCCTGCTGTGGGGCCACCTCTTCTGGTTCTTCGGCCATCCAGAGGTGTACATCGTCTTCTTCCCGGCGCTTGGCGTGATGTTAGAGTTGTTCCAGACGTTCTCCGGACGCCGGCTTGTCGGCCGGAAATGGGTGATCATCGCCATCTGTCTGATCTCGGTCCAGTCGTTCCTCGTGTGGATGCACCACATGTTCCTGACGACGATCAACCTGGAGATCAAGACACTCATGATGGCGACCACCATCGGAATCTCGCTGCCCTTCGACCTGCTGGTGTTCTCGCTGATCTACACCCTCATCAAGGGTCGCATCCAGTTCACGACGCCGTTCCTCTTCGCGTTCGGCGCGCTGCTGCTGTTCATCCTCGGCGGCATCACTGGGGTGTTCCTCGGCGCAATCGTGCTCGACTACGAGTTCCGCGGCACCTACTGGGTGGTCGCGCACTTCCACTACGTGATGTTCGGGGGCGCGACGGCGCTGTTCGGCGGGGCCTACTACTGGTTCCCGAAGGTGACCGGGAAGATGTACGACGAACTGCTCGGGAAGCTCCACTTCGTCGTCTTCTTCGTCAGCTTCAACATGGTGTACTTCTCGATGTTCCTCGGCTGGGAGACTCCCCGCCGGGTCTTCGAGTACAACCCCGAGTTCCAGATCTACCACCAGTTCGGGACGATCGGGGCGTTCGTGCTCGGGCTGTCCTTCTTCATCATGTTCTACAACTTCGCTAAGTCCTACGTCTCTGGCGAGCCCGCCGGGGACAACCCGTGGGACTACTCGCGGACCGCGGAGTGGGCCGTCTCCTCGCCCCCGCCGCTCGAGAACTGGCCGAACCGTCCCTCGTACGCCTCCGGCAAGCTGGAGTTCGTGAAGGACTACGTGCCCGACGGCGGCCCGGCCGTGAAGGCCGACGCCGACGGCAACGCCGCGACTGACGGCGGGGACAGTCACTCCGAACACATCACCAAGTACCCGTACTGGGACAAGCACCCGAGCCACGCGAGCATCTGGCCGTTCTGCCTCTCGCTGATGACCGGGTTCCTCCTGTTCGGGCTGTCCGGATTCGCCGACTCGGTCACGTTCATTGTCGGTGAGACGCTCGCGTCGACGAGCGTCGAGATCTCGAACGCGGTGTACCCGGTGTTCATCATCGTCGGCCTCGTCGGGATGATCGCCAGCGGCGTGAAGTGGGGGTTAGAGGACTTCTACGCACCGCCCAGCGAGTTCGCCGAGCGGTGGCCGTTCAACGGCGTCGAGAAGGTGAAGCTTGGGGTGTGGTTCTTCCTGGCGTCGGACGTGATCGTCTTCGGTGCGTTCCTCTCGGCAGCCATCTTCGTCCGGTACAACGCCGGCTGGATGTCGTGGTCGCCGCTGACGGAGTCGCTGCCGGGGCTCATCAACACGTTCGTGCTGATCACCTCCTCGTTCACGGTGATACTCGCGCTCGTCGCCGCCCACCGGAACAGCCGGCAGGGGCTGTTGGCCTCACTCGGCGCGACGATCGCGCTCGGGTTCACGTTCCTCGGGATCAAGATGTGGGAGTGGCACCACGAGATCTACGACGTGGGCGTGCTCATCGCGCGGAACCCGCACGGTGACCCGGTGCAGGCGTCGATCTACTACGTCACCACGGGACTTCACGGGGTCCACGTCGTCATCGGTCTCGTGATCGCCTGCTTCCTGTTCGTCCGGACGTACCAGGGGCACTACATGGACGACGAGCGGCCGATCGAGTACTTCGGCCTCTACTGGCACTTCGTCGACATCGTCTGGGTGTTCATCTTCCCGCTGTTCTACCTCTTCTGA